A window of Synechococcus sp. WH 8109 genomic DNA:
CGCCGAAATCCAGCACCTGGCCCTGCACCGCCATGCCCTGCAGCCGCAGCGTGTCGGCGATGTAATCCGCACTGGAGAGATGCCAAGCCGCCAGCTCCAGTAGGTGTCCAGTGCCCACCGTGTCCTCATAGAAGGCGGTGGCGTCCTCCGGCCGGAACGCACCGGGGTGGAGATCCGCCAGGTCGTCGGTGCTGCTAGGCAGACGCTGCTCAAGCTGATCCAGCGTCAGGTCTAGGTAGCGACTGAGGTGTTGCTTGATGCCCAAACCGTCCGCCAGGAAAGCGGAGACGTCCACATCCGTGCTGCTGCGGAGCTGGGGCATGGATGGGCATCAGAGAGCGGCCAACCTACGCAGCCGGCGGAATGCAACAGTCGGGGCACCCTGCTCCAGCCCCGGTGAACGGCCCCTTCGGCTTCGTGGTGATCGATAAGCCCGCAGGCCTCACCTCCCACGCCTGCGTCAGCCGCCTGCGCCGCAGCTACGGTCTCAAGCGCGTGGGCCATGGAGGCACCCTTGATCCTGCTGTCACCGGGGTTCTCCCCATTGCCCTAGGGCCGGCGACCCGATTGCTGCCCTACCTCCCCGGGGAAAAGACCTACACCGGGGTGATTCAGCTGGGACGGCGCACCAGCAGCGACGATCTGGAAGGAGAGCTGCTGGAGCAGCAGGCCTGGCCTGGCCTCAGTCAGGCCGAACTCAACAGCGGCCTGGAGGCGTTCCGGGGCGCGATTGAACAGCGTCCACCGCAGATCTCCGCCGTCCATGTAGATGGCGAACGGGCCCACGCCAGGGCACGGCGCGGTGAAGCCATGGATCTGCCGCCGCGGGCCGTCACCGTGCACCGGCTGGAGCTGTTGGATTGGGATGTGGCCCTGGGGCAGCTGAGCATCGAGGTGCACTGCTCGGCTGGCACCTACATCCGCTCAATCGCCAGGGATCTGGGGGACCGCATCGGCTGCGGAGGCTGTCTGGCCTCTCTGCGCCGCACCCAGGCCCTGGGGTTCCATGCGCATCAGGCCCATCCCCTGCCGGAGCGAGACGCTGTGCCGCCCGATCCCCTGTCGCCGCTGCTGGCCCTAGGGGCCCTGCCCCGGCGTGTTCTTAGCGAAGCCGAGCAGATCGACTGGCGCTGCGGCCGACGCATTGCAATGGATCCAGGGGCTGGAGAGGCGGTGGTGGTGTGCAACGCGGATGGAAGCATGGCCGGCATCGGCCACCGCGAGAGAGAAAGTCTGTTGCGACCAAAGGTGGTCTTCGATGCAGCAGGCTGAAACCACCCGGTCGCTCAGTACTCTCCGAGCGCATCCCGCCCTGCCCTGACGCGATGGCTGGCCACAGCAAATGGTCCCAGATCAAACGCACCAAGGCCATCGTCGACGCCAAACGAGGCGCGGTGTTCACCCGGCTGGGACGGGAAATCATGGTGGCGGCCCGTGCAGGCACCGACCCCGCCGGGAATTTTCAGTTGCGGACGGCCATCAGCAAAGCCCGTGCCGCTGGGGTTCCCGCCTCCAACATCGAGCGGGCCATCGCCAAGGGGTCAGGTCAGGCGGGTGATGGAGCCCAACTCGAGGAGGTGCGCTACGAGGGCTACGGTCCCGGCGGCATGGCGGTGCTGGTAGAGGCGCTCACGGACAACCGCAACCGCACCGCGGCGGATCTGCGGCTGGCCTTCAGCAAGAACGGCGGAAACCTGGGGGAAAACGGCTGCGTGGCCTACCTGTTTGAACACCGCAGCGAAGTGATCCTCAACGCCGGCCCCGTCGACGAGGAACGGTTGCTGGAAAGCCTCCTGGAGCTGGACGCCGATGGCTATGAGGTGTTGGACAGGGCAGTAGTGGTGCACGGCCCCTTCGAGGCCTTGGAGAGCCTTCAGGACGGCTTGCGACGAGCTGACTGGGATGTGCGGGAATGGGGCCATCACTGGTCCGCCCAGACCAGCGTCTCTGTGAGCGATCCCGACACAGCGCGCAGCTGCCTCAAGCTGCTGGATGCCCTCGACGGACTCGACGATGTGCGCAGCGTCAGCGCCAACCTCGATCTCGCCGACGGGCTGGAGCTCGACTGACGCCTCCTTGAAGTTTGTGGTCAGCAAATCCGCACCAAAGATTGAGGCTCTGAGCCTCGATCAACCCCAGCGCTAGGCCGAAGACATCCCTTCTGGAGGATCGACATGTCCATGAAACAGCTGGAGACGTTCATGTCGCGGGTGCAGAGCAACGACTCGATCCGCGATGAAGTGCAGCGCTGCGGCAAGGACAACTCCTGCGTGGTCAAGGTCGGAGCCAAACACGGCCACAAGTTCTCGCCAGCACACCTGAGCCGCTGGCAGAAGGAACACTGACAACCGACCAGGCCGGCGGCTGGGCCTCCTCAGGGGGACTTAGTCGCCTTCTCCTCCTTGCCATCCGGTTGCTGACGGATCATCCGCGCCAGCATCTCCAACTTGGCGTTTTCCGATTCCGAGGCCCGGGTGGCCATCCAGGCACTGGCCGCCTTTTGCTGGGCCAGCTGCTGCACCAACGCCAGGGCGATCTCGCGCAACTGCTCAAAGTCCTGACAGTCCTGAATGAAGCGTGTCCAGCGTTCCGCTTCAAAGCTCTGCTCAAGGCGCCGTTCCACGGGGTCGATGCTCATCGCCGCTGCTCTCGGCTGTTCAAACTAAAGCCGCTGCATCGCACCAGAGCCAGACATTGGGA
This region includes:
- the truB gene encoding tRNA pseudouridine(55) synthase TruB, with protein sequence MQQSGHPAPAPVNGPFGFVVIDKPAGLTSHACVSRLRRSYGLKRVGHGGTLDPAVTGVLPIALGPATRLLPYLPGEKTYTGVIQLGRRTSSDDLEGELLEQQAWPGLSQAELNSGLEAFRGAIEQRPPQISAVHVDGERAHARARRGEAMDLPPRAVTVHRLELLDWDVALGQLSIEVHCSAGTYIRSIARDLGDRIGCGGCLASLRRTQALGFHAHQAHPLPERDAVPPDPLSPLLALGALPRRVLSEAEQIDWRCGRRIAMDPGAGEAVVVCNADGSMAGIGHRERESLLRPKVVFDAAG
- a CDS encoding Nif11 family protein, which codes for MSMKQLETFMSRVQSNDSIRDEVQRCGKDNSCVVKVGAKHGHKFSPAHLSRWQKEH
- a CDS encoding YebC/PmpR family DNA-binding transcriptional regulator, giving the protein MAGHSKWSQIKRTKAIVDAKRGAVFTRLGREIMVAARAGTDPAGNFQLRTAISKARAAGVPASNIERAIAKGSGQAGDGAQLEEVRYEGYGPGGMAVLVEALTDNRNRTAADLRLAFSKNGGNLGENGCVAYLFEHRSEVILNAGPVDEERLLESLLELDADGYEVLDRAVVVHGPFEALESLQDGLRRADWDVREWGHHWSAQTSVSVSDPDTARSCLKLLDALDGLDDVRSVSANLDLADGLELD